The Bosea sp. 685 DNA window GGTGGCGCGAGCATCGGGCAGCTGACGGTCTAGCCTCGCGTGATCTCGGATGGACCGCCGTTGAAACCGCATCGTGATTGTCCGACGCAGGCTGTGCCGATCTCGATGGGCATCGTGCCGATGGATAGAGGGACCCCATGAACGCGACGGACACCATGGAGCGGCTGCCTCAGACCGCGTTGTTCCCAGCGAGCGAGCGCAGCATGGTGCAGATCCTGCAGCGGCAGGCCGCGCGGTTCGGCTCCAGGACATTGCTGCGCATCGGCGAAACCACGCTCAGCTTTGCTGAAGCGCCGGAGCTGGCCGCAAAGGCAGCCGGCCTCCTCGCCAGCGCTGGAATCGTGAGCGGAGACCGCGTCGCGGTGATGTGCTCGAACCGGCAGGAATTCATCACGCTCCTGCTGGGTTGCGGCTGGCTCGGCGCCGTGATCGTGCCGATCAACACGGCCTCGCGCGGGCAGCAGCTGCGCCATGTCCTGGCGAATTCCGGAGCGCGGCTGCTGGCGATCCAGGCGGATTTCCTGCCCGCGCTCGATGCGATCGACCTGCCCTCGCTCCCGCTCGCGCAGATCTGGATGATCGGCGAGCCGGCCGAGCCCGCCCCCGGCATGGCCCGGCCGATGCCGCGCGGCGGCGAGGCGAAAGCTCCAGCAACGGTTCGGCCCGGCGACACCTACGCTATTCTCTACACCTCGGGGACGACCGGTCCCGCCAAGGGCGTCTGCTGTCCGCATGCGCAATTCTTCTGGTGGGGCATCAACACCGGCGCCTTGCTGGGCGTGACCGAGGACGACGTGCTGTGTACGACCTTGCCGCTGTTCCACACCAATGCGCTCAACACGCTGTTCCAGGCGCTGCTCCATGGCGCGAGCGTCAGTTACGAGGCGCGCTTTTCCGCGTCCGGCTTCTGGTCGACCCTGGTCGAGCGGCAGGCGACGGTGACCTATCTGCTCGGCGCGATGGTGCCGATCCTGCTGTCGCGGCCGCCTTCCGAAGCCGAGCGCCGGCACAAGGTGCGGATCGCGCTCGCGCCCGGCGTCCCGGCCCAGGTCCATGGCGAGTTCAAGGCTCGCACCGGCATCGGCCTGCTCGAAGGCTACGGCTCGACCGAGACCAATTTCGTCATCGGGGCGGGCCTCGACCGGCAGAGGCCGGGCTGCATGGGGCCGGTCTTTCCCGGCTTCGAGGCCAGGATCGTCGATGAGGACGACACTGAATTGCCCGATGGCGAGCCCGGCGAGCTCGTGCTGCGCTCGCAGGAGCCCTTCGCCTTCGCCACCGGCTATTTCGGCAGCCCTGAGAAGACCGTCGAGGCCTGGCGCAATCTCTGGTTCCACACGGGCGACCGCGTGCTGCGCGAGCCCGACGGCATGTTCCGCTTCGTCGACCGGCTCAAGGACGCAATCCGGCGGCGCGGCGAGAACATCTCCTCCTTCGAGGTCGAACAGGTGCTGCTCGGCCATCCCGAGGTCGCAACCGCCGCAGTCTTCCCCGTACGTTCGGAACTCGGCGAGGACGAGGTCATGGCCGCGATCGTGCGGCAGCCGGGCAGCAGCCTGAACGCGCTCGACCTCACCCGCTATTGCGAGCCGCGCCTGGCCTATTTCGCCGTGCCGCGCTTCATCGACTTCGTCGAGGCATTGCCTGCGACCGAGAACGGCAAGGTCCAGAAATTCACGCTGCGCGAGCGCGGCGTCACAGCCGATACCTGGGACCGCGAGGCGGCCGGCTATGTGCTGAAGCGGTTGTAGAGCCACTTCAGGCCGCCCCACGGGAGCCGTGAGCGAAGCGAACTAGCGTGAAATCGAGAAAGTGGCGGAGACAGAGTGAATTCGGGCGGATAATCGTCCATGCCTATTTCAAATTCCTCTCGAGCCGCACTCAGTGGAGCTTGAATTATCCCGACATCACTGTGCAGCAATCCGAATTGGATTTGCCGCATTCGTCAGGCCGATGCTGCTGCGCAGATTGCAGACGAAATTGCTGCTAAATTTCATGCGCTTGTTTCGCGCTTTCGGATTGCGCTTAACCTTCGTCCGATTAATCGGCGAATTTTTTTCGCCGCTTTTTTTCGTTATGCGATATCGTGACGTTGACACCTAATTTGGAATTTCCAAATTAGGTTGCGATTGAAAATTCGGATGAAATTTTCGAACGCTTTTTTGAAGCGCATCGCGACAGAGAGGCGACAATGGCTCCGGTGAAAAAAATCAACGATCCTGGTGCAGTTCGCGATCAGGCGTCAGGGCGATTTGTCAGCGCCGGTTCCCGCGATAGCGCGTGGAAGGCATTCGACCAAATTTATGAGCTGCGCAAGGACGCGCCCTCCAAGCTCGCCGACTTGTTCCGCGTCCACAAAGAATATCAGTCGAAGCGTGGCTGACGAGGACGCTTTCGATCTTTCCAAAATTTCCATTGAGCCGATCCGGCGAAAGCCGGGTCGGCTCATTCAGTTTTGCGGCCACCCAGAAATCGACGACTGGGTTGAGCGCGCGGCATATGACGAGCACCTTGATGGGCGCCGCAGGGTGTACTGCGCATACATGGATGAGCTGGAGCAGCCGGTAGCGATCTACTCGTTGCTTATGGAGGTTGTGACAGTTCGCCGACCAAAACCGATTGCAGGGGTTCGCTTAACTGAACCGTTTCCCGCCCTTGGCATAGGGTATTTGGCGGTGGGCAAACAGATGCAACGGCGAAAGCTCGGATCACTGATGCTGGCTGACGCGTTGCAGAGGGCGGTAGCTTTAGCCGATCAAGTTGCATTTCCAGCGGTCAAACTTCGCGCGGCAGAGCCTTGGCTGATTGATTACTACGGGCAGCGCTCCTTCCTGCAATTTGATCAGGAGGACACTCACCGTATGCTCGTTCCTACCCGCACCCTTATTGACGAAGCACGGAAAGCCGCAGATGCGGCCACCCATCGGCTCTGAAATGGCGCGCAAGGTGAGCCCATCTCCCCAGCTTGCGACCACGGACATCAGTCATGCTGACGGACTGAACAAGGTCTAGCGCGGCCCCATCGGGTTCCCGACATTCGGCGCCGCCGCGATCAGGGCAAGGACATATGTCCGACCTCATAGGTCTGGAGGTCTTTGGCCCCCTGCTGTCGCCCTTTCGGCAGGGCGCGCCAAAGCCGGAATTTTACCCATGTCCAGCCAGTTGGATCGAACGCCGCAACAGCCGCGAGCGCGCCACCGCGAACCGCCGCTTGTGCGTCAGTAACGGCGTCGGTTCGCAATGACGCCAGATCGGAATGAGGCAGGATCGGCAGGATCTCGCGGGTCGCGAAGCGCGCTTCGCCGAGGTCGGGCTCGAGTGCGGCGTGCCAGACCACCCATGTCCGCACCATTGGCCATCCGAAATCCCGCGACACAGCGGC harbors:
- a CDS encoding ATP-dependent acyl-CoA ligase, with translation MNATDTMERLPQTALFPASERSMVQILQRQAARFGSRTLLRIGETTLSFAEAPELAAKAAGLLASAGIVSGDRVAVMCSNRQEFITLLLGCGWLGAVIVPINTASRGQQLRHVLANSGARLLAIQADFLPALDAIDLPSLPLAQIWMIGEPAEPAPGMARPMPRGGEAKAPATVRPGDTYAILYTSGTTGPAKGVCCPHAQFFWWGINTGALLGVTEDDVLCTTLPLFHTNALNTLFQALLHGASVSYEARFSASGFWSTLVERQATVTYLLGAMVPILLSRPPSEAERRHKVRIALAPGVPAQVHGEFKARTGIGLLEGYGSTETNFVIGAGLDRQRPGCMGPVFPGFEARIVDEDDTELPDGEPGELVLRSQEPFAFATGYFGSPEKTVEAWRNLWFHTGDRVLREPDGMFRFVDRLKDAIRRRGENISSFEVEQVLLGHPEVATAAVFPVRSELGEDEVMAAIVRQPGSSLNALDLTRYCEPRLAYFAVPRFIDFVEALPATENGKVQKFTLRERGVTADTWDREAAGYVLKRL
- a CDS encoding DUF4865 family protein, with the translated sequence MIAMQYSFVLPADYDMTVIDRRIRDKGPLLDGFPRLRFKAYLSARKHDNGFTSADNLYAPFYLWDQPEGLDAFLTGPGFAAVSRDFGWPMVRTWVVWHAALEPDLGEARFATREILPILPHSDLASLRTDAVTDAQAAVRGGALAAVAAFDPTGWTWVKFRLWRALPKGRQQGAKDLQTYEVGHMSLP